The DNA region GAACACTGAATGAAGTCAGACGGCTACCATAGATACCCCTACGCCTAGATCACAAGGTTGTGAGTACATTTATGAGAGCATGTGGACGGGGAGCTGACAAATTTGATGTGCGCTACATTTGGCTGAGCTGGAAGCATCCCTCTGAGCTTGTGCACAGTCTGCCGGGAGCCTAGCGAAACCATGGCAAAGTCTTTTCGGAGCGACGCAGAGACTGCCATGCTGCTGATTCGGAACATACAAACACTGACGCTTCAACTCGTCCATCGCTGTCACCCCActggctcctctcctctcctcctcatcaagtagactagttatgctgattcttgtgtaatttttctgcccccccccccccttctgtattcatttacaggtatcgccgccttcggagctgtgtgatgacctccggccaCGCTGACCCACttggccggcggcttgcataaatagtgtatttttgtatgtgtttccgtgcctctcctctcctctcctctcctcttcctctccctctctttgatTTAATCGCTGTGGctttagctgtggctgctaaCTTTTGTCAGTGCTCAACATTGTCAGTATTAAAGTCAACAAATAACATGTGAATAAGTTCCAAactgaacaaaaaataaaaaacatcacTTCATCAAATTAACTTTTAGTAGCCCTGCCAACAGCACACAGTAGAGCTCTAATCCCACTCAAATACTTTTTCCACCACTACTGTTGAAGGTTGCTGTGGTTACCAAGCGATTAAACACGATATTAACAGATGCTGAACAGAAACCCTCTCTTGGTAACCTCTCCCAAGTGTGTCATTGTGTAAATTGTAATAATCACTAATTTAGAGAAAAGGATGGTGACAAACCAGAACTAAGTCTACAtctttttattataattatggAACAAATGTGTACAGACTGAACGCCACCCACTACCTGTAACAGCTGACAATAGGATGTTTGAACAACCGTAGGAGTGGCATCATTGTGTAAACTTTTACCACGTATGCAAGTGACAATACGGATCATTCAATGCAGCGAGTCCTCCGGAGTCTCTTTTTCTAATAATGCACGCTGGAGAAGTGACAAAACCATGTTCAACAGAAAAGCTCCAAAAACACATAACAGTGCATTTAAAGCAGCATTCTGAGTAATCACCTTTTAAGGAACTCTGGATTTTTTAAGCTAATCAAATGCTACATGTTTTAACAGAGCCAATGTCTTCCAATTGCAGTTTCCTTTGAAAGTCAGCCTGAATGATTTCAATGATGATATATTTGTCCACTTTAGCCCTATGAACCAGCAGTGCCAGGATGTTGATTGTGGGTGGGTTCCAAAAAACTGGAGGGGCCAATTAAAATAAGCAGCATTTTTCTGCAGCACTAGCCTGTCAGAAAAACTGAGCTTTCCccaatatgtgtgtgtctaggaAAGTGCGGACTTCggtatgtgtgtgtctaggaAAGTGCAGACTTTGGGCTGGCTTGCAGGTCCATCTATCGATGAAAGATCTAGCAGGGGTTGTGATAGTTGGTGTTTTTGCTAGGCTGTTGTACCCCTCTTCCTCCTATTGAGAGTTTGGCACTGTTGCTTATGACAGCATTTTACGTGTTATAGGACTCCTATAACACGTAAAACGCTGTCATAAGCTACCTCTGCCTACTGAAAAGTGTTCACTCAAAGCTTTCCTTGGGCTGCTCATGGGAGGAACTGCAAAAATTGAGAGTAATGTGTCTGAAATAACCAACTATAGGCCTGGGTCAAAATGGTCAAGACAGTGCCACGGAGGATGTACCTAGTATAGCTGTTCTGATATCAGACAGTCACTTTGATGTAGTACCACAACATGGCTGCAAACCTTTGCAGGCTGGCAAGCTAAGATGTCTATAAATAGCtcagaaatgcaaaataatataaataacacCAACACATATTAAAACCAAGTAAAATACTTTAAGAGGAAATTCTACTTACCCCAGATAGGCAGGTCATCAATATACATTTGGTACCAGTAGTGATTCTTTATGGCATAGACAAAGGCGTCCCGTTTGGCCTTGTCCAGGTCGATCTCACAGTAGTTTTTCTGCATTACTTCTTCTGCAGGGATCATAAATGCAACATTGGTTGGTTGCAGAAGGGGAAAACAAATTATGACCAATTAGagtcaaagacagaaatgtcagCGCTCTCATCAGTTTATGTATACTGCAGATGAAGGTGATGGGACAGCAGAATACCTTTGAAATTGATTTCTAGGCCGCTAAATTCAAGCTCCACTCCCTGCAGAGCCTCCCCAAGTGTTTCATGGTAATGATTGATGGTCTTCTTTTTGCCCACACAAAAGGGCAGAGAAAAATACTTGTACGTCTCCTGACGGTTGTGGTAAGGCCCCACTGTGTTCATCCATAGAACTATCTCCTCTTTATCGGTGTactgcaaaagaaaacagggaTATTTGCTGGTAATTTCAGGAATGCTGCAACAACTCAGCTCGCTTTACAGGTTTCTAACAACCTGCAGCTCACACAATGTAAAAGCATTTGTTTAATTAGGGAGGAAATGGACGATAAGATGTTTAATAACCATATTGGACTGTAAAAAGTATCATTGCATTCAAGCCATCTGAAGAATGAAAGGTGAAATGTGGGAAATATACGCTGTCAATGCACATTAAAGCACTAAACGTGGTGAAGTGTTACTTCCGTTTACATCAACTGTATATAGAAAACTCGTCTGTTAAATTGTAATACGCCTTATTAGCCCGTTAAACAATTGTAATTAAGTGGTATGTGAACAGAAATGACTAAGAGGGCCTCATATAAAACCGAGGTTTACTTGAAATTACAGCATTTACTTGAAATATGACGCTACATTTTTTGTCCGCTACCTTAAGgaatttattgttattatgaataaatgtagtTTATTTTCATATAACCTAGGCTAACTTAAGCACAATTCTAGCCGGGCTCGAAAAAGCTTATGAAGACCAACGGGGGATACGTGCAACAAGCTAGCGTTAGCCGTGGGGCTCTAGGCCGATAAATAATGACAGCCAAACTCAATGCAAACTAGTTTATGATCCACAATAACGATAAACAGCAGAAGTCTCTGAACTAGCCACTGTGTCAAGTCTTATTATTCTCATTTCTCGAATGTAGCGAACCGCCAAAGCTACAGTTAGCAGTTTACACACAGCACAAACGTCCATTATTATCAAGGCTTCCTCATTTCAATCGGCCTCTCCGCACGCTATCTTACCGTGTGCTCGTGCTCGTCTGCGTCGACAGGTAAGAAAGCTCCAAGTACAAGAAGGAGGGCCGCTGCTACCACTTTCCACCGGGAAGATGCCATGATTTTCGGGGGAAAAAAGTAAGAAGAAGGACTGGGGACGTTAGCTTGGCACGGCTATCCCACCTTCTTCCTGGTTGTATGACAGAGGGAATTTTCGGGACGCTCTCGTACGCATATGGCGTAAAGCACTTCAAGAATTGCCAACGCACTCGTATCCGATTGGTTTGTCTTGGTCACGTGGTAAAGAGCCTCCAATCAGAGTGGAAAGCGATGCATCAAGCGATGGATAAAGCAACTCTTTCAGAGCATCCGTCTGCAACCTTTCAGCCACGTCATCCGACTGCTGGACCGTCTTCACTCCACACAACAAATCGGTCTTTTCACTCTTATGAGCCGCCACGTTATTATCCTTTAGTTAGTGTAACAatgttttctattttctatAACAGTTGAGCTAAATTCATTGCAGGCGCTCTTGTTATGATGCACATAACGTTGTATCAATATTTCTACGTTCCCCCCATATTTGTTTTAATAAAGCAACAGTCAACACCTTGCAGATTGTGAATTACCAATGTAACATTTAGTTAAAGACAAAATATTAAACTAATTTCAACTTCTTTTTCAAACTTTACAAACGAGACTTGTGTTAATATGTCCCCAAAGtgatttttattaatttatttattagcaATTTCATCCATATTCACATCAGTCCATATCTCACCCATATTACCTCAGTAACACTTTCCGAgtgcttttctattttttattgGGAATAATGTCAGGCCTCATACTTGCAAGATTTAGCAGTTCAGCCAAGATATGGAAGGTTACACACATGATGTAGCAAGTCTTTTCCCTGTGTAAATTAAATTTGGCTAATTCCGAGTCCACTGCTGACAGACTAGTATCCTATTCaactaaaataaatcaaacaccAATTAAGTGAAAGTAACACATAATAAAACCTCCATTATGCCAATTCAGTATCCATTACTATACTGTAGGCAGGAATTTTCTTACAAAACTCAGAGGATGGGCAGAGTCAAACACCTTTTGTAGCCCCCAAAAGACTTTTGATTCCCTGATGATCACAGATGAATAATTGACAGATAAGTGTAAAAGCTCATCAGCTTTGCCTCATGTATAATCacacatttcaaatgaaaacttTCTGTAAGATGTATGCTTTCTTTATCCATTTTTCAAAAACTGCAAAGACTGCACAAAGTTCCTGCAGAGGACAAATGAGATGGTGTGTTAagaaaagggtaaaaaaaaaaaatcacttatcAGAACACATACTGATTTGCAGCAACTAAAATGTTTTGTGCTCACTTGAGGATGCCAGGCAGTTTGGGGTCTCTGTAGAGACCATTGTGCAGGTACCCTAAAGAGCCATCAAATGTCACCAGTTTCACCCGCTCAGCATTCTGGGCATTCAGGGCCACCTCATATAACTGAGAGGACACAGCAAAGGGAGTCAAGTCCATATCTGAACATAAGCCTAATACATTTTGCAGCAAGCAGATGAGGCAAATGGGCTAAAGCATAGAAATATGACACAACATTAAATGCAATGTGTTAGTACAAGCTTTTTAAAGTCCATGATGCATTTGTTTTAAACCTGAACTGTGTAACTTTcaacagagatggatggatgcaacCATCTGAACCCGATCTACTGCTTTATCTTTCCTCACTCCACCGCATTAAAGAAACTTCTTATTATCCACATACTGTTAGTATTTTGGTGGTTTGACAACTGTGGGAAAAACAGCTGGTAATTATTTATGTTCCTTCGTTGTAAGTTTTCAGTTTTCAACTTTAATGTACACCAAGATATCAGCCAAATTAATACCTGCTGTGCAATGGGAATAGGAACTAAATGATCATCCTCTGAATGAAGGAAAAGgatcggacttttcattttcttcaaacTGCAGAATGAAAAAGCATATGTGGAGTAattacaatgataataacattaacattaactcAGCACATAACAACGCTATGAcccaaatgtttgattttgattGTAAACTTCACTGTTGAGGCTGAACATGAGGCTTCAAAGACTTACTTTTCTTCAGTAGGAAATACCACTACATTTCTATCCCATGGCTTCGGAAAAAAGATCCCTATGCCTGGATATTTCCAGTAATActttaaacagaaaacaaattAAACTTGAAGGATCTATGCATACTTCAGAGGCAATAAAGAAAAGCGATATATCAAAATGATTAACTTTACCCATATAAATGGATGGACGGGAATCTCCTGTCGAGCACTATTGAATGCTCCCTCCAGGATCACACCATCAAAAATCACTCCTAAAAAAGCATAAATTGGGATGATATTGCATTCCTATTCCATTTAGAAGTAAAACCTACCTTGATCAGCCAGTTTTACTGCTGTGTTAGTGGACACTCTGTAGAGAAATAAAGAGTGACAGCTTCAGTTAGCTGCAAATGTTAATAGCTACTCTCCAGTGCCCCCTGATTGAGGCAGGCTTATTAGCAGGGGATCATTTCAATCACGAAATGTCACATGACACCagaatcaatttttttttctgttgatttcatttgtgtcaGACCAGTAGGTAATTCTATGAAAGCAAAGACACAATGAACACACTGAGACTCAATCTAAATAGCGTATAATTAAGAGAACTGGGCCTAATGTAATTTCGAAGCAATTTGTGATATTTGGTATCACCAATTCAGGGAAGTTtctgtattgtattttttttttgcactgcagtgattttctctttaaatgtaCTGCCAGAGCAGCCGCCACTGCTCGCCCCGCAGGCTAAAAATGTTACATCAAACAGGTCAGCAAAGTGCAGCAAAATGTCACTAAGTTGCAAAAGCTACAGACTATTACTTTTAAGTTTACACTCAAAAAAGGACTTTACAGTGCAGATCTAAAGCTGTATCTGGACCACTGTAGGGTGCGTGGTTTCTTACTGACCCAGTCCCGAGAGAGTGTCCCCAGATGATCACCAGGCTGTTTCCACTGTGTGATTTGACCCAGTGGTAAATGCAGAGAGCATCAGTGGTCAAACCAGGTTCAGTTGGCTCCCCAGCAGAATCTCCAAACCCTGTTAGGGTTTCTCAGGTCAGACACTCGTAATGATACCACCCATGGCCACGAGGTGGCAGCCATTCAGAAGGATACGTTCAAAGTTCAGACTTGTCGACTGTCACAATTCGTTCTTCAATTCGTTAACTTCGCTCAGTTCAGTCAAGAGAAAATTTTATATTAGTAATAACGAAATGCTCACTGACCTCGGTAGTCAGGCACCAGAACATGGTAACCAAGTGCACTTaaaacctgtaaataaacaactTATTTGTCCACAGAACAGCTTATGAAACTGTTGTACATTAACTGAATCTCAAAATGATCAATGTGTTTGCACCAGTAATTACTCACTTTTGTCACTCCTACCCGATGGGGTGCCGCCCTGTTGGAGTGATTCATAAACACATCGGGCcataattaataaaataaaaatatgctgGCTCTGCTATGTGCCACCTTGGCTGCATGTTTTGTCAGGATTCAACTGTAACACAAcccatttattattcattattcatCATACCTGTTGCCTGTATTTCCGTGAAGATATATGAATATTGGGCTGCCATCAGTTAAACTTTTCTGGTACCAATCCAAGTCCTTCCCCTGCGCCTCTTTCCACAGTCTGTCAGGGACAGTGTGCCTGAAATAGGTGGAAAAACACACTTAAACCagggtcctttttttttttttttttttactttggagaaagaaaataaaccaaaagcTTACCAAACCCCAAGAGAGATCCCCTCCTCTGATGTCAGGTACATGTTGATTGTGTGATTAAGGGAGAAATCAGCAGGTTGGCTGAGGTCATTAAAGAACAGCACCCTGACTGTAGACAGGAAAATTGTTGCTGACCACAGGAGTTTACAGTGCTTCTGACAAAGAGAAAAGGGAAGGTACTTACCTCTGTGAGTGTATACAAAGTGCTGGATCAAGTCTAACAGGAACTTAATGGAGACAGGGGCTAGAAAAAGGACCAGAAGTCCAAATAAGCCTCTTTTCAACCATGACGGAGAcctaaaaacagaaacacagagatgATCCCTAGTGGCTAATGACAAAACTGTGCAGCACATGAAATTCAGACCAGAATTCAGATGATTTGGGGTACCAGCAATACTCTGTGAAGACAAGCATCCATAATATTAATTAGTCATAAGTACAATAGCAAGGCCACAAATATAATTGCTTCACTGCATAGTGGCCAAGTTGTATTCTCCTCATCTGACCACAGCTGGATGGTGTTTTCAACTGACTCAGCAAATGCGAGAAGCTCCATAAGGAAATCCCAGTCCTCCTTCAAATCATTTCAGCTCACGTCACATATTTAAACTCACTAAATAGGACGTTTGGTAAGTGGTTATATGCCTGCGCTTCGGTGCTTCCAGTGAGTGAACATGTCTCACAAAATTACGGCCAGATGAAAGTTGGGTCTCAACCACCTTCACTTCACCTTCACCTACATAACTAGTTCATCCAAGAACATGCACGGGCAATTATTGCGCAAGAGTCTATTATTTATGACAGACCTGTTACTTTATCATCTGTTCAAATGAGTGTTCAGTAGTTCACCAGTAGTGAATCACGAAAAGCTAGTAGTGAAAAAGGTGGTCAGGTGactgaggttaaaggtcaagtcATTCATTAATTCACTAGTAGTTGTGTATTGGTAAAATTTACCAGTCCACACTATTGTGAAAAGTGAGCCTGCGATAAGGACAAATAATAGTAAAGACAATCACCGGAGGTTAAACCAGGAAGAGTGTGGTGGATTGTTTTGTAGAAGATAAAGCAACACACAGATGTAATCATTACTCATCAATATTATCATGAAAACTTCAGATCAGCCACAgatatctgaatcacagactgatgttaattatattttcaaaatataattaacatcagtctgtgattcatggacaaaatattatttttaggttattattatttttaggtTAATATTATTTTGCCCATga from Takifugu rubripes chromosome 4, fTakRub1.2, whole genome shotgun sequence includes:
- the LOC101077019 gene encoding lysophosphatidylserine lipase ABHD12, translating into MRKRLHQRDDSHNSDVKSRLRKKEEKQSPSWLKRGLFGLLVLFLAPVSIKFLLDLIQHFVYTHRVRVLFFNDLSQPADFSLNHTINMYLTSEEGISLGVWHTVPDRLWKEAQGKDLDWYQKSLTDGSPIFIYLHGNTGNRAAPHRVGVTKVLSALGYHVLVPDYRGFGDSAGEPTEPGLTTDALCIYHWVKSHSGNSLVIIWGHSLGTGVSTNTAVKLADQGVIFDGVILEGAFNSARQEIPVHPFIWYYWKYPGIGIFFPKPWDRNVVVFPTEENLKKMKSPILFLHSEDDHLVPIPIAQQLYEVALNAQNAERVKLVTFDGSLGYLHNGLYRDPKLPGILKNFVQSLQFLKNG